The following proteins are co-located in the Maridesulfovibrio sp. genome:
- the thiM gene encoding hydroxyethylthiazole kinase, with translation MTILDRAWNVVERIRSKAPLVHSITNYVVMNNTANALLAIGASPIMAHAQEEMQEMVDISNSLVLNIGTLSQPWISSMLIAGKTAKAASKPVVFDPVGVGASSFRTQACTEILQEVAPTIIRGNPSEIIAMAGADGQTKGVDSMHETQTAEEAAKYLAEHFDCVVAVSGELDMIVSTTETVWLRGGSPLMPKVTGMGCTATAICGACAAVADSAFDAGVAGMVIMNSAGGMAAAKADGPGSFQMYFLDALYSLDKEALLSHCTVEA, from the coding sequence ATGACTATACTTGACCGTGCCTGGAATGTTGTTGAACGAATTCGCTCCAAAGCACCGCTTGTGCACAGTATCACCAACTATGTGGTTATGAATAATACGGCCAATGCCCTGCTGGCTATCGGTGCATCCCCCATTATGGCACATGCGCAGGAAGAGATGCAGGAGATGGTAGACATATCCAACAGCCTTGTGCTGAATATCGGTACGCTGAGCCAGCCATGGATTTCCAGCATGCTTATTGCCGGAAAGACAGCAAAAGCGGCATCCAAGCCTGTTGTTTTTGATCCGGTAGGCGTGGGCGCGAGCTCGTTCCGGACGCAGGCCTGTACGGAGATTCTTCAGGAAGTCGCCCCTACTATTATTCGCGGTAACCCATCCGAAATTATAGCTATGGCTGGCGCGGACGGGCAGACCAAAGGCGTAGACTCCATGCACGAAACACAGACTGCAGAGGAAGCTGCTAAATATCTCGCTGAGCACTTTGATTGTGTTGTGGCCGTAAGTGGAGAGCTGGATATGATAGTTTCCACCACAGAGACTGTGTGGTTGCGGGGAGGCAGCCCTCTAATGCCCAAAGTAACCGGCATGGGATGCACCGCTACCGCCATTTGCGGAGCCTGTGCTGCCGTGGCCGACTCCGCATTTGATGCGGGCGTAGCGGGCATGGTTATCATGAACAGTGCGGGCGGGATGGCTGCTGCCAAGGCTGACGGTCCCGGCAGTTTTCAGATGTATTTTCTCGATGCCCTGTATTCGCTGGATAAAGAGGCCTTGCTCTCGCATTGTACAGTAGAGGCGTAA
- a CDS encoding ABC transporter substrate-binding protein, with product MLSKVSTNFSKCLIVFSMMLVVLTLSAFNVSAAQPKVVRIGDLFANTYTSLDPQKSSFGWYTSTLGLSETLFRIDDSYAVVPWLAESASVDGSTWTIKLRDDVVFSDGSKLTADIAVRCIERASKVNEKSQMLRGASLAVVDAKTFTISTPKLLPTVLNELCNVYMAMINLDTTKDIDNAPVCTGPFKVDKFDSGVSTKLVRNNKYWGGKVSLDGVEGLYVADADTLSLAFQNGEIDAYIGPTTNDLSIFSASPEKYKVVAIPASRLYYYYLSMERLPSKELRAAINMAINPSDVCILLAGLASPTVGAYGTTTAYGNITKHGFDPVEAKKLIEKLGYTLDENGYYAKDGKEIELDIAYYAARSIDKIVLLMQEQLRSVGIKAKLSVTEDPDGTYMSTGDFDIGVYCMTANPSADPYYFMERVVGGGKYTSGRYNNARAKKLLEQLYSEPVAAQRAKLAVDIQQQIVNDEAMGFLAILNKTTVMRAGVANCSERNPISFYFLNANTAIND from the coding sequence ATGCTTTCAAAAGTAAGCACGAATTTTTCTAAGTGCTTGATTGTGTTTTCTATGATGCTAGTGGTTTTGACTCTTTCCGCATTTAATGTGTCTGCTGCGCAGCCGAAAGTTGTTCGCATAGGAGACCTTTTTGCTAACACCTATACCAGCCTTGATCCTCAGAAATCATCTTTCGGTTGGTATACGTCTACGTTGGGACTTTCCGAGACCCTGTTTCGGATTGATGATAGCTATGCAGTTGTTCCTTGGCTGGCTGAGTCTGCTTCTGTTGATGGAAGTACTTGGACCATTAAACTTCGGGATGATGTAGTTTTTTCAGATGGCAGCAAGCTTACAGCTGATATCGCAGTAAGGTGTATAGAGCGTGCAAGCAAGGTAAATGAAAAGTCTCAAATGCTTAGGGGCGCGTCCTTAGCCGTCGTGGATGCGAAAACATTTACTATTTCCACTCCTAAGCTCCTGCCTACAGTGCTTAACGAACTCTGCAACGTCTATATGGCGATGATAAACCTCGACACCACAAAAGATATTGATAACGCTCCTGTCTGTACTGGTCCATTTAAGGTGGATAAATTTGATTCCGGTGTATCCACCAAGCTTGTGCGTAATAATAAATACTGGGGGGGCAAGGTAAGTCTTGATGGAGTTGAGGGACTGTACGTCGCAGACGCGGATACTCTCTCCCTTGCATTCCAAAATGGTGAGATTGATGCATATATCGGCCCCACAACCAATGATCTCAGCATCTTTTCTGCCTCTCCTGAAAAGTATAAGGTTGTCGCTATTCCTGCTTCCCGCTTGTATTATTACTACTTAAGCATGGAGCGGCTTCCGTCTAAAGAGCTTCGTGCTGCAATCAATATGGCTATTAATCCTAGTGATGTATGCATTTTACTCGCTGGTCTGGCCAGTCCCACTGTAGGTGCCTATGGTACTACTACAGCATATGGTAATATTACAAAGCACGGTTTTGACCCTGTGGAGGCGAAAAAGCTTATTGAGAAACTAGGCTATACTCTTGATGAGAATGGCTACTATGCCAAAGATGGAAAGGAAATTGAGCTGGACATCGCTTACTACGCAGCCCGTTCAATTGATAAAATAGTTCTCCTTATGCAGGAACAGTTAAGATCTGTAGGTATCAAAGCCAAGTTAAGTGTTACCGAGGATCCGGACGGCACCTATATGAGTACTGGTGACTTCGATATCGGCGTATACTGCATGACTGCGAACCCTTCAGCTGACCCTTATTATTTTATGGAACGTGTAGTCGGCGGTGGTAAATACACTTCCGGCAGGTATAACAATGCCAGAGCCAAGAAACTTCTGGAACAGCTTTATTCGGAACCTGTTGCAGCACAACGTGCTAAGCTTGCCGTTGATATTCAGCAGCAGATTGTCAACGATGAAGCTATGGGCTTTTTGGCAATCCTTAATAAGACTACGGTTATGAGAGCCGGGGTTGCAAACTGCAGTGAAAGAAACCCGATCAGTTTCTATTTTCTGAATGCCAATACCGCTATCAATGACTGA
- a CDS encoding ABC transporter ATP-binding protein, translated as MKNTVLKLQNLSAGYNGEDVIRDISFEVGTGEIFALVGESGSGKSTVLKTIMGLPSNGVRISGGGLTFNRQKLTELSAEERRQLLGEKLCTVFQNPATSMNPIRKIRSQFLDTMRSHNRSDTEKSLAAIRTAFTKLGLGDADRVLDCCPFELSGGMCQRVSLAMAMVMEPSLILADEPTSALDVMNQRQVIDEFRILREECRASILLVTHNISLASHIADRVAIMHQGEIVECGVTGEVLNSPQNSYTKKLIADVPCVRTVYPVYDYLSKFLEVSNVTKRYSIAERTIEAVRDVGFTLSRGEVLGIVGESGSGKSTLSRQLLQLERTDEGSIRYEGEEVTAMNRRSLCSLYRRAQMVFQIPLTSFDQNKRIRVTMRDAVRNLTDRKRKNAADEYINELMCRVGLTPELADRYPWEISGGQCQRAAIARALVAEPELLICDEATSALDVSSQAQIADLLRSLVRKSNMSMIFISHDIALVSGLCHTVMVMKNGRCVEYGPVEKVITDPESEYTMELLKASSFC; from the coding sequence ATGAAAAATACAGTGTTAAAGCTGCAGAATCTTAGCGCTGGATATAATGGAGAGGATGTCATACGAGACATTTCCTTTGAGGTAGGTACGGGAGAGATTTTCGCATTAGTCGGTGAATCTGGATCGGGTAAGTCTACCGTCTTAAAGACTATAATGGGGCTTCCGTCCAATGGAGTACGGATTTCCGGTGGGGGATTAACTTTCAATAGGCAAAAACTAACTGAGCTATCTGCTGAAGAACGTAGGCAATTGTTGGGTGAAAAATTGTGCACGGTATTTCAGAACCCTGCTACTTCTATGAATCCCATACGGAAGATACGCAGCCAGTTTCTGGATACTATGCGTAGCCATAACCGGAGTGATACTGAAAAATCTCTTGCTGCAATACGGACTGCGTTCACCAAGCTTGGGCTGGGCGATGCTGATCGGGTGTTGGATTGCTGTCCCTTTGAACTTTCAGGGGGGATGTGCCAGCGTGTGTCGCTGGCCATGGCTATGGTAATGGAACCAAGCCTTATTCTTGCTGATGAACCTACCAGTGCTCTGGACGTGATGAACCAGCGGCAGGTTATTGATGAATTTCGTATTTTGCGTGAAGAGTGCCGGGCTTCAATCCTTTTGGTTACTCATAACATCTCTCTTGCATCGCATATTGCTGACAGGGTGGCCATCATGCATCAGGGGGAGATTGTTGAATGTGGAGTTACTGGAGAGGTTCTTAATTCACCGCAGAACTCATATACGAAAAAATTGATAGCCGATGTACCCTGTGTTCGGACTGTTTATCCTGTTTATGATTATTTATCTAAGTTTCTTGAGGTGAGCAATGTAACAAAACGGTATAGTATTGCTGAACGAACGATAGAAGCAGTCAGAGACGTCGGTTTTACTCTTTCTCGCGGTGAGGTGTTGGGAATTGTGGGGGAGTCAGGGTCTGGCAAGAGCACGCTTTCCAGACAACTCTTGCAGTTAGAGAGGACGGATGAGGGGAGCATTAGATATGAAGGGGAAGAAGTTACGGCTATGAATAGGCGGAGCCTATGTTCCCTTTATCGCCGGGCACAGATGGTGTTCCAGATTCCGCTTACCTCTTTTGATCAGAATAAGAGAATTCGTGTAACCATGAGGGATGCTGTACGCAACCTCACTGATCGAAAAAGGAAAAATGCAGCGGATGAATATATCAACGAATTGATGTGCAGAGTGGGACTTACACCTGAGTTGGCGGATCGTTATCCTTGGGAAATATCAGGAGGGCAGTGTCAACGTGCAGCCATAGCCCGAGCCTTGGTTGCCGAACCTGAACTCCTTATCTGTGACGAAGCAACCAGTGCGCTCGATGTTTCTTCTCAGGCACAGATTGCAGATCTTCTACGTTCTTTGGTCCGGAAGAGTAACATGAGCATGATATTTATTTCTCACGATATTGCTTTGGTTAGTGGGCTTTGTCATACAGTGATGGTTATGAAGAATGGTCGGTGTGTGGAGTATGGTCCGGTAGAAAAAGTTATCACTGATCCAGAAAGCGAATATACTATGGAGTTACTAAAAGCATCGTCTTTTTGTTAA
- a CDS encoding Fic family protein: protein MWIHEHQGWPNFSWNAEKLISKLADVRHRQGVLLGKIGNLGFDLRNEAGLKTLTNDIVHSSAIEGELLNPEEVRSSIAQRLGIDIAGLKPAGRDVDGIVEMMLDATQRYAEPLTKDRLCDWHAALFPMGRSGIKRITVADWRPAEVGAMQVISGPMGREKVHFEAPHADRLEAEMAKFLEWFESEDDTDPVLRAGIAHLWFVTIHPFEDGNGRIARTIADMALARADGAAERYYSMSTQIELKRKDYYSHLERQQRDTPEITKWLEWFLDCLKEALINAESTLSHVLHKASLWERISQQSPINNRQRGVLERMLDENFKGYMNSSKYAKLAKCSTDTALRDIKDLKERGILVQNTGGGRSTSYRLDGFSSE, encoded by the coding sequence ATGTGGATACACGAACATCAAGGCTGGCCGAATTTTTCATGGAACGCTGAAAAGCTCATTTCCAAGCTGGCAGACGTCCGCCATCGGCAGGGCGTACTGCTTGGTAAGATTGGGAATCTGGGCTTTGACCTGAGAAATGAGGCGGGCCTGAAGACTCTCACTAATGATATAGTTCATTCTTCTGCCATAGAAGGGGAACTCCTCAATCCTGAGGAGGTACGGTCCTCTATTGCCCAGCGTCTGGGAATCGACATTGCTGGCTTGAAACCGGCAGGGCGTGATGTGGACGGCATAGTTGAAATGATGCTTGACGCCACACAGCGATACGCGGAGCCTTTGACTAAAGATCGGCTCTGTGACTGGCACGCGGCACTTTTCCCAATGGGGCGTAGCGGCATAAAGCGGATTACCGTTGCAGATTGGCGTCCTGCGGAAGTCGGAGCCATGCAGGTTATTTCCGGGCCAATGGGACGCGAGAAAGTCCATTTTGAAGCACCGCATGCGGATCGCCTTGAAGCTGAGATGGCAAAATTTCTGGAATGGTTCGAGAGCGAAGATGATACTGATCCGGTTCTGCGTGCCGGAATAGCTCACCTATGGTTTGTTACCATTCACCCCTTTGAAGATGGCAACGGACGTATTGCGCGAACCATCGCGGATATGGCTTTGGCCCGTGCTGATGGGGCGGCGGAGCGATACTACAGCATGTCCACTCAGATTGAGCTGAAGCGCAAGGATTACTATTCCCATCTGGAACGGCAGCAGCGCGACACACCTGAAATCACCAAATGGTTGGAATGGTTTCTTGATTGTCTGAAAGAAGCCCTTATCAATGCCGAATCCACGCTGAGCCATGTACTCCACAAAGCCAGCCTGTGGGAACGGATCTCCCAGCAGTCGCCCATTAATAACCGTCAGCGGGGCGTACTTGAGCGCATGCTAGATGAAAATTTCAAGGGCTATATGAACTCATCCAAATACGCCAAGCTGGCAAAATGCTCCACAGACACAGCACTGCGTGACATCAAGGATTTGAAGGAGCGCGGAATACTGGTCCAGAACACCGGAGGCGGGCGGAGTACTAGTTATCGTTTGGATGGATTTTCCAGTGAGTGA
- a CDS encoding ABC transporter permease, whose product MKTIHKDFWMWVFIAIALLLIVGSLFAQHFAPNDPYATHIMRMRETPGAEYPMGTDAMGRCVFSRLLYGARTSIFSALSLVFVTASFGAFVGILCGYYSGSADKVVMRFIDGIMAFPQMVLAISVAGILGGGMGNAMLAMGFASWTPYARLARSRVLSLKNEEFIQAARISGCSDGVIMAKYILPNIFNSLLTFATSQIGTVMLGFAGLSFLGLGVQLPQAEWGSMISESRGMLRTAPWTVMYPAAALVITVMVFNYLGDALRDRIDVKDLGEDRV is encoded by the coding sequence ATGAAAACAATACATAAAGATTTTTGGATGTGGGTATTCATCGCTATAGCCCTTTTATTGATAGTAGGAAGTTTGTTTGCTCAGCACTTTGCTCCGAATGATCCGTATGCCACGCACATAATGCGTATGCGGGAGACTCCGGGTGCTGAGTATCCAATGGGCACGGACGCTATGGGGCGTTGTGTCTTTTCTCGTCTGCTATACGGTGCTCGGACGAGTATTTTTTCGGCTCTGAGTCTGGTTTTCGTCACTGCTTCGTTCGGGGCTTTTGTGGGCATTCTTTGCGGCTATTACAGCGGTTCTGCCGATAAGGTCGTTATGCGTTTTATCGATGGCATTATGGCCTTTCCACAGATGGTTTTGGCTATTTCTGTGGCCGGTATTCTCGGAGGAGGAATGGGCAACGCAATGTTGGCAATGGGATTTGCTAGCTGGACACCATATGCCCGCCTTGCACGCAGTCGAGTCCTTTCGCTAAAAAATGAGGAGTTCATTCAAGCCGCCAGAATTTCAGGCTGTAGTGATGGTGTAATTATGGCCAAATATATTTTGCCAAATATTTTTAATTCACTTCTCACCTTTGCAACGTCCCAGATTGGTACAGTCATGCTTGGTTTTGCAGGGCTTTCCTTCCTTGGGCTCGGCGTACAGCTTCCTCAGGCAGAGTGGGGTAGTATGATCAGTGAGTCCAGAGGAATGCTGCGTACAGCTCCATGGACTGTCATGTATCCGGCTGCGGCTCTGGTTATTACTGTAATGGTATTTAACTATCTGGGGGATGCCTTGCGTGATCGTATCGACGTTAAGGATCTCGGTGAGGATCGTGTATGA
- a CDS encoding response regulator has protein sequence MLNPQVLVVDDSKTIRTVISSELKKHSIDVTEAVNGIQGLDYTRNHHYDLVITDITMPGIDGYQLCTEIKSNPDTQSTPVIILSSNERHEEIEKGFEVGAAAYITKNKARQDLLPYIKEILDRAKLLRDKLVLVVDDSKYILNVVKTGLTSAGFKVITASNGFEAFEIASEIVPHLILSDINMPVMDGIKLCEKIQNHPSLSHVPFVIMSSGADRRTMRELLHKGAAAFLVKPFNIDQLVITAEKLLSDHFQIVLQQREIFKKERTLLMGSITSLIQALEARDPYTRGHSDTVSKLSVKIAEKLSLNNRDQERIEFAAKLHDLGKIGIRDDILLKNGPLSDEEFGKIKEHPVLGADILSPIPSMEDIIPAVLHHHEKMNGKGYPHGLTGGEIPLWARIISIADVYDALTTDRPYKEAFTHTDAMEFIEEKSNEELCPDCARAFKAVMLENDSPLY, from the coding sequence ATGCTCAACCCTCAAGTTTTAGTTGTCGATGACAGCAAGACTATCCGCACTGTGATCAGTTCGGAATTGAAGAAGCATTCCATTGACGTAACAGAAGCCGTTAACGGCATTCAGGGGCTGGACTACACCCGTAACCATCATTACGACCTGGTAATTACAGATATTACCATGCCGGGAATTGACGGTTACCAATTATGCACTGAGATCAAAAGCAATCCGGACACCCAATCAACTCCGGTAATCATTCTGTCCAGTAACGAACGGCACGAAGAAATTGAGAAAGGATTTGAGGTTGGAGCCGCAGCCTATATAACCAAAAACAAGGCCCGTCAGGATCTGCTTCCATATATTAAAGAAATTCTGGATCGAGCTAAACTGCTTCGCGACAAACTGGTACTTGTTGTTGATGACTCCAAATATATCCTGAACGTAGTCAAAACAGGACTAACTTCGGCCGGATTCAAAGTCATCACAGCCAGCAATGGATTTGAAGCATTTGAAATTGCAAGCGAGATTGTACCGCATCTCATCCTTTCTGACATTAACATGCCGGTAATGGACGGCATCAAGCTCTGCGAAAAAATCCAGAACCACCCCTCTCTTTCACATGTTCCCTTCGTAATCATGAGTTCCGGCGCTGACCGCAGAACCATGCGCGAATTGCTGCACAAAGGCGCGGCCGCCTTTCTGGTCAAGCCATTCAACATAGACCAGTTGGTAATTACAGCTGAAAAATTGCTCAGCGACCATTTTCAGATTGTGCTGCAGCAACGTGAAATTTTCAAAAAAGAACGCACACTGCTTATGGGCAGTATTACCAGCCTGATTCAGGCTTTGGAAGCAAGAGACCCCTACACAAGAGGCCATTCCGATACTGTTTCAAAATTATCGGTAAAAATTGCTGAAAAGCTCTCGCTGAACAATCGAGATCAGGAACGAATTGAATTTGCTGCAAAACTTCACGATCTCGGAAAAATTGGAATTCGTGACGATATTTTGCTGAAAAACGGCCCGTTAAGCGATGAAGAATTTGGCAAGATTAAAGAGCACCCGGTGCTTGGAGCCGATATTCTAAGCCCTATTCCCAGTATGGAAGACATAATTCCTGCGGTACTGCATCACCATGAAAAAATGAATGGCAAAGGATATCCGCACGGCCTGACTGGAGGCGAAATTCCGCTATGGGCAAGAATCATATCAATTGCTGACGTATATGATGCACTGACTACTGACAGGCCCTACAAAGAGGCCTTCACGCATACGGATGCTATGGAATTCATCGAAGAAAAATCAAATGAGGAGCTCTGTCCGGATTGCGCACGGGCTTTTAAGGCTGTCATGTTAGAAAATGACAGCCCGTTGTATTAA
- a CDS encoding ABC transporter permease, producing the protein MLKYFQNRLLRLIPVLLVITFITFSLMFLASGDPAQKKLIAQGIAPTEEVLEATRESMGLNDPFLVRYGNWLWCFVQGDLGESYAKGLPVSRLMWNAMGKTAMVAVSALALSLIVSIPLGIWTAVKRNTVADYLVRFLTFLANAVPSFLAALLLIYLFCVFLQWLPVLAKNSFQGLILPTVALAMPTMGKFIKQIRAEVLGELGQNYVTGAQARGVKSGTILVKDVLHNSMLSILTVIGFAVGHLFAGSVVIEAIFQWPGMGKLVMDAITARDYPVIQGFVVYIAIIYVLINLLTDLAYRYFDPRVTES; encoded by the coding sequence ATGCTGAAATATTTCCAAAATCGTCTATTAAGGCTCATCCCTGTGCTTTTAGTGATAACGTTCATTACATTTTCTCTTATGTTCCTTGCTTCGGGTGACCCGGCACAAAAGAAGTTGATAGCTCAGGGGATAGCACCAACAGAGGAAGTGCTCGAAGCCACTCGGGAGAGCATGGGGCTGAATGATCCCTTTCTGGTTCGGTACGGGAACTGGTTATGGTGTTTCGTGCAAGGAGACCTCGGTGAGTCTTACGCAAAAGGACTGCCTGTATCCCGGCTTATGTGGAATGCAATGGGCAAAACAGCAATGGTGGCAGTTTCTGCGCTGGCACTTTCTCTGATTGTATCCATCCCACTTGGAATCTGGACCGCAGTCAAAAGAAACACAGTTGCAGATTATCTTGTCAGGTTTTTAACTTTTTTAGCCAATGCCGTACCATCTTTTCTGGCCGCTCTATTGTTGATTTATCTTTTTTGCGTGTTTCTTCAGTGGCTTCCAGTACTTGCGAAAAACAGTTTTCAGGGGCTTATCCTGCCCACAGTCGCTCTAGCCATGCCGACAATGGGTAAGTTTATCAAGCAGATAAGAGCAGAGGTGCTTGGTGAGTTAGGACAGAACTATGTAACCGGGGCTCAAGCAAGAGGGGTGAAGTCCGGTACTATCCTTGTTAAAGACGTACTGCATAATTCCATGCTTTCCATATTGACAGTTATAGGTTTTGCCGTGGGGCATCTATTTGCCGGCAGCGTTGTCATTGAGGCTATTTTTCAGTGGCCGGGAATGGGAAAGCTGGTAATGGATGCCATTACAGCCAGAGACTACCCGGTTATACAGGGGTTCGTAGTTTATATTGCCATCATTTATGTACTCATTAATTTGCTGACCGATCTAGCCTACCGTTACTTTGATCCAAGGGTCACTGAGAGTTGA
- a CDS encoding DUF4198 domain-containing protein: protein MRKQIVPVLTILLILAFSSSAFAHFGMLIPENSIIKPEKKNAELTLSFSHPFELIGMNLVKPQKFSVFYDGKETNLLPELKKTKVMDHEAFKAEYKFKRPGMYTFFMEPVPYPEPAEDNYIIHYTKTVVSAFNEGEDWNKPLGVKTEIVPLTRPWGNYAGNVFQGIVMLDGKPAPFTRVEVEFYNKDGKLEAPYESMVTQEVLCDANGVFTFACPKAGWWGFAGLNDADYKIKGKDVELGAVLWIEMLPFKNK, encoded by the coding sequence ATGCGCAAACAGATTGTTCCCGTCCTGACTATTTTACTGATTTTGGCCTTTAGCAGTTCTGCTTTTGCCCATTTCGGAATGCTGATCCCTGAGAATTCGATCATCAAACCGGAAAAAAAGAATGCCGAGCTTACGCTTTCATTTTCACATCCTTTTGAACTTATTGGAATGAATCTGGTTAAGCCCCAGAAATTCAGTGTATTCTATGATGGAAAGGAAACAAACCTTCTCCCTGAGCTCAAGAAGACCAAGGTTATGGACCATGAAGCCTTTAAAGCTGAATACAAATTCAAACGCCCCGGCATGTATACATTCTTCATGGAGCCTGTCCCCTATCCCGAGCCTGCAGAGGATAACTACATCATCCACTACACAAAGACTGTTGTTTCCGCTTTTAACGAAGGTGAAGACTGGAACAAACCTCTTGGCGTAAAGACTGAAATCGTTCCCTTAACCCGCCCTTGGGGTAATTATGCAGGCAATGTTTTTCAGGGAATTGTAATGCTGGACGGCAAGCCCGCACCTTTTACCCGCGTAGAAGTTGAATTTTATAATAAAGATGGAAAACTGGAAGCACCCTATGAATCCATGGTAACTCAGGAAGTTCTGTGTGATGCAAACGGAGTATTCACTTTTGCCTGCCCCAAAGCCGGCTGGTGGGGTTTTGCTGGTCTGAACGACGCAGATTACAAAATCAAAGGTAAAGATGTTGAGTTGGGTGCAGTTCTCTGGATTGAAATGCTTCCTTTTAAAAATAAATAA
- a CDS encoding class I SAM-dependent methyltransferase, producing the protein MDKLKCKIEKYWNWRSSSYALDVEKSPETEKAWDTTIKTLAKSGQNQDALDIGTGPGQLAFYLAGAGFNVTGLDISPEMINNARKRAEEMELSIDFRTGDAEHLDFPDNSFDVVVSRNLIWTLPNPDLALKEWHRVLKPGGRIIVSDGFWQNQTWKRFYQIPMNLLKSVFQINSRISLRFFLHYASMMKHLPLYEGVKKNEVQKLLQCAGFNEVSSWDIGQCFGKNPYAFALSVSPSFFIVYADK; encoded by the coding sequence ATGGATAAATTGAAATGTAAGATCGAAAAATACTGGAATTGGCGAAGTTCAAGTTACGCATTAGATGTTGAGAAATCACCGGAAACGGAAAAGGCTTGGGATACGACAATAAAAACTTTGGCAAAGTCTGGTCAAAATCAAGATGCATTAGATATCGGTACCGGGCCCGGGCAACTAGCTTTTTATCTCGCCGGGGCAGGTTTTAATGTAACGGGGTTAGATATTTCCCCGGAAATGATCAATAACGCCCGGAAAAGGGCGGAAGAGATGGAGCTTTCTATAGATTTTCGTACCGGTGATGCGGAACATCTGGATTTTCCCGATAACAGCTTTGACGTCGTTGTATCCAGAAATCTTATATGGACATTGCCCAATCCTGATCTGGCACTAAAAGAGTGGCATCGAGTCTTAAAGCCCGGTGGGCGCATTATTGTTTCAGATGGTTTCTGGCAAAACCAGACATGGAAACGGTTTTATCAAATACCAATGAACCTGTTGAAGAGTGTCTTTCAAATAAACAGTAGGATCTCATTACGTTTTTTTCTTCATTACGCCAGTATGATGAAACATTTGCCTTTATATGAAGGCGTTAAAAAAAACGAAGTACAAAAGTTATTACAATGTGCCGGGTTCAATGAAGTTTCATCATGGGATATTGGGCAGTGCTTCGGGAAAAATCCTTATGCATTTGCGTTGAGTGTCAGCCCCTCGTTCTTCATCGTTTATGCCGACAAATAA